A region of the Chloroflexota bacterium genome:
CGTAACCCACATCTTGCGCCAAGCGCGGCGGCTGGCCGATTACGCTGCCTTCCTTTGGCTAGGCGAACTGGTGGAACATGGCCCAGCGACGCAAGTATTCAACGCCCCGCGCCAGCCCCGCACGCAGGCGTATGTGGCTGGGCAGTAGGTGTAGCGAGTGTTGCTTAGCCTGCCCGCATGACGCTGGAGGGGTGCCAGCGCTACTCAGGAGATATAAGACACGCTGGCGTTTTCTCCACACCTCCGATTGATTCGCTTTTGATACTTGTTATGTTATAATTTGCATGGGGAGAAGTGAGCATTCATCTGCAGGCCGGTGGTCTTTTCGCTTGCGGTGCGATTAGCGGAGAAGATAGAAAATCCTCTCTGGTTTACGGAGGTGAACAATGAACGCGCGATTTCATTTGTGCTGTCTGCTATTGGCACTGTCGCTAGTTACTGCCTGTGGCGCCGCTCCGGCGCCACAGCCTTCGCCTACACTTGCTCTAACAGATACGCCGGTCCCCATTCATACCGCTCGTCCTACTTTTACTCTAACACTTGTTCCCACAGCAACATCCATCCCAACGACTACTTGTACACCGACCATATCCCCCACCCTGACGCCTCTAGCAGACCCTTGTTCAAGGAAGCCCCAACTACTTGCTCCCGCTAACGACAGCGTCGTAAACACCTTGCTCCCAGTCTTTAAGTGGGAGAGCACTGGCATACCGAACGAATCGATATGGAAAATAGAAGTGGCAACAGACCCCGATTTCGCCAACATAGACCCATATCACAGTATGCGTCTTTCTCAAGAGCACTACAAGGGTAACGGAGAGAGGGTGCAATTTGAGCTCACCAACTTGAACCCCGGGACAACCTATTACTGGCGAGTACGTTTGTCCTGCGATGAACTGGTTTCCGACTACTCAGATGCTTGGTCCTTTACTACTACTTCTACAGGCATAATCCCAGCTGCACCGCGACTGCTGTCACCCGCTAATGGGATCACGCTCTCGTCGCTGCCAGTGACCTTGCGGTGGGAGCCAGTTGAGGGGGCTACGGAATACCTGGTGTGGGTTCATCTCAGTGGAGTAGGGGGATTCGGCTTTCCGGTGAGTGACACGGAATTCGCACTCACATGGACACCTGTACCTGAAATGCCCGAAAGGTCACTTATGCCTGGCTCCACTTATTCATGGGACGTGCAGGCAATGACGGATTACGCTGCAGGAGAACCGTCGGAGCGGTGGCAATTCACGACACCACAACAATCGCCGTGAATCAAAACTGGTCAGATCAGTCCTCGCCGCGTCGCCAGTTGCTGTGAAGCTGTGGATTGGCCGCCGTATGGCGGTATACCAGCGTGAGCCTACACCTCCTCGATATTTTTGCACTGGTAGAACAAAGCCTCGCCTGACGTCAAGTCCAGCGGAGCTACATGTCTGCTCTTGAGAATCTTATGCTGACCGGCTCACTACTACCGGGTGAAGCAGGCCAATATCATGAAACTATCATCGAGGTGATTCGAACACCTGACTGGCTGCAAGCCCTCAGTCATAGTGAATACACGGGCACAAGGATTTCTCGTTGTGCCTTTCGACGGCCGCGAATACTCTCTTCAATGGTCTTGAGCACGTTGGCTGCAAAGTAGCGCATGCCACACTGTGTGCATACGCCTGCGGGGACGCCCTCAATGAGCACATAGTTTCCTTTGACTTTACGATGCAGAGTCACGCGCTTTTCAACAATTTCTCCGCCGCAACACTCGCACGTTTCGCCTTCCCAAAAACTCATGCTTACCTCTTCCTACCCTCATTGCGGCATGGGCTGGTCTTCGTAAATCGTGATGATGCGAACCTTCCCTGCCTTGGTTATGCGACATACAACTCCAATCCGTCGCCCATCCAGTGCCGATCCCACCAGCTCGTATTTGCCTTCCTGTGGCCATGTTTTTCTAATCTTGCCGGTTAGGATCCCATGCTCTAC
Encoded here:
- a CDS encoding DUF4258 domain-containing protein, translating into MGIRQIQALVRNGLYYLTEHADDEAMADGFDIYDVEHGILTGKIRKTWPQEGKYELVGSALDGRRIGVVCRITKAGKVRIITIYEDQPMPQ
- a CDS encoding YgiT-type zinc finger protein codes for the protein MSFWEGETCECCGGEIVEKRVTLHRKVKGNYVLIEGVPAGVCTQCGMRYFAANVLKTIEESIRGRRKAQREILVPVYSL